The Candidatus Nezhaarchaeales archaeon genome includes a window with the following:
- the nikR gene encoding nickel-responsive transcriptional regulator NikR has translation MGRVVRTGVSFPVELLKEFDEVARRKGYRKRSQAICDAIRSFIVEHAWEAGGDNVLGVISLVYDHGKGMVADQLLDVEHAFQGLITSSLHVHLDENNCLEVLVSKGPAVEIRKLADHLMSIRGVKNVKLLTTALTK, from the coding sequence ATGGGGAGAGTTGTAAGGACTGGCGTATCGTTCCCCGTTGAACTACTTAAGGAGTTTGACGAGGTCGCACGTAGAAAGGGTTACCGGAAGAGGTCGCAGGCTATTTGTGATGCTATACGTAGCTTCATAGTTGAACATGCTTGGGAAGCTGGCGGGGATAACGTTTTAGGGGTTATATCGTTAGTGTACGATCACGGGAAGGGAATGGTGGCTGATCAGCTACTCGACGTAGAGCACGCGTTTCAAGGCTTAATAACGTCAAGCCTACACGTACACCTAGATGAAAATAACTGTTTAGAGGTTTTAGTTAGTAAGGGGCCAGCCGTTGAGATTCGTAAGTTAGCTGATCACTTAATGAGCATCAGAGGGGTTAAAAACGTTAAACTCTTAACGACGGCCTTAACCAAGTAA
- a CDS encoding flavin reductase family protein, translating to MTRLKVDVRPHFFKLLHPRPVVLVCSVSREGKPNVMTCSWITPVSEEPPLIALALWRKGYTRILIEEVKEFTVNVPQSALVKHVWIAGTKSGKKVDKISLTGLKLMPAKKVKPPVVEDCIGHLECRLTSYMKVGECILYVGEVVEAYAEEGLFKGGIWSEEANVLLHSGGDLFATPKASFKVGLERP from the coding sequence TTGACGCGTTTGAAGGTGGACGTAAGGCCCCACTTCTTTAAGCTCCTCCATCCTAGGCCGGTAGTCCTCGTATGCTCAGTAAGTAGGGAGGGAAAACCGAACGTAATGACGTGCTCCTGGATAACCCCTGTAAGCGAGGAGCCACCCTTAATCGCTCTAGCTCTATGGAGGAAGGGTTATACGCGCATCTTAATTGAGGAGGTTAAGGAGTTTACGGTTAACGTACCCCAGTCAGCCCTGGTTAAGCATGTTTGGATCGCTGGAACTAAAAGCGGCAAGAAGGTTGATAAGATATCCTTGACCGGGTTAAAGCTAATGCCAGCTAAAAAGGTTAAACCGCCGGTGGTTGAGGACTGCATAGGGCATTTGGAGTGCCGCTTAACCTCCTACATGAAGGTAGGCGAATGCATCCTTTACGTAGGCGAGGTGGTCGAAGCTTACGCTGAGGAGGGACTCTTTAAAGGAGGGATTTGGAGTGAGGAGGCGAACGTGTTGTTACATAGTGGCGGCGATTTGTTCGCTACACCTAAAGCTAGCTTTAAAGTGGGGTTAGAGCGACCTTGA
- a CDS encoding cyclophilin-like fold protein, which yields MKNYKIEISIGSFLKAIGEITLEENPKTAQAVVSALPFESTVERWGDEVYFVIPVRVEAENARINVKVGEIAYWPEEPSLCIFFGLTPVSPSPSDIRAYSPVSVIGRLLSNPLEFKRVRGGEKVRVKLLKA from the coding sequence TTGAAAAACTACAAGATTGAGATTTCGATCGGCTCCTTCCTTAAGGCAATAGGGGAGATAACACTTGAAGAAAACCCTAAGACAGCTCAAGCGGTAGTTTCAGCCTTACCGTTTGAAAGTACAGTTGAAAGGTGGGGCGACGAAGTTTACTTCGTCATACCGGTACGCGTTGAAGCTGAAAACGCGAGGATTAACGTTAAGGTGGGTGAAATAGCCTACTGGCCCGAAGAGCCATCGTTATGCATATTTTTCGGGCTTACGCCGGTAAGCCCGTCTCCAAGCGATATAAGGGCTTATAGCCCCGTTAGTGTGATAGGCCGCTTATTAAGCAACCCGTTAGAGTTTAAAAGGGTTAGAGGCGGGGAAAAGGTAAGGGTTAAGCTTCTAAAAGCTTAA
- a CDS encoding ArgE/DapE family deacylase translates to MTSIIDVEVPTVMRVGLDYELDLLARLVGVNTDATVKTGYLDCARIIVNEAKRLGLEVEVYDSKDLAGDGKPRPNVIAELNVGAKSSVALVTHYDVVPPGEGWMTNPFKLEVIGDKAYGRGACDDKGAIAAALGALRLLKGEASVNVKFVASPDEEVGGTFGVGYLLNQGILKCDEAIILDASIDFVSIGASGIVHGGIVVRGVQGHAAYPHIVVNPINGLINLLNRLSRYTSVRAAKTSKLPAPPGSPLPKVWGRFSITMLKAGEKENVIPGEAMAKFDLRVLPDEDVEDALTEFKAFFLAVKQEAGVEAELVDLKLSRGYYVDPEAPLVKRFREAASRAYGADLPVAGELGANDGRFFAAKNIPVVCFGCIRKESRPHGVNEYVYLKDLAIVRDSLINFLGK, encoded by the coding sequence ATGACGAGTATCATCGATGTGGAGGTGCCCACGGTAATGCGTGTAGGATTGGATTACGAGCTTGATCTTTTAGCTAGGCTTGTAGGGGTTAATACTGACGCTACGGTTAAAACCGGGTATTTGGATTGCGCTAGGATCATAGTTAATGAGGCTAAGAGGCTAGGGTTAGAGGTTGAAGTTTATGACTCTAAGGATTTAGCCGGTGACGGTAAGCCTAGGCCGAACGTTATCGCTGAGTTAAACGTTGGGGCTAAAAGCAGCGTGGCCTTGGTTACCCATTACGACGTAGTTCCACCAGGTGAAGGGTGGATGACTAACCCGTTTAAGCTCGAAGTTATAGGCGATAAGGCCTATGGGCGTGGCGCCTGTGACGATAAGGGAGCTATAGCTGCCGCTTTAGGGGCTTTAAGGTTATTGAAGGGTGAAGCGTCGGTGAACGTTAAGTTCGTGGCTTCACCTGATGAGGAGGTTGGCGGTACGTTCGGCGTTGGATACCTACTTAACCAGGGGATTTTAAAGTGTGATGAAGCGATTATACTTGACGCGAGTATAGACTTCGTATCAATAGGGGCTTCGGGGATAGTTCACGGAGGTATCGTTGTCCGGGGCGTTCAAGGACACGCCGCCTACCCGCATATCGTGGTTAACCCGATTAACGGGTTGATAAACCTGTTGAATAGGCTTTCAAGGTATACGAGTGTTAGAGCCGCTAAAACCTCGAAGCTACCGGCTCCTCCAGGATCTCCGCTTCCCAAGGTTTGGGGGCGGTTCTCGATAACCATGCTTAAGGCCGGTGAGAAGGAAAATGTGATTCCGGGTGAGGCCATGGCTAAGTTCGACTTAAGGGTTTTACCTGATGAGGACGTTGAGGACGCTTTAACGGAGTTTAAAGCGTTTTTCCTAGCGGTAAAGCAGGAGGCTGGGGTTGAGGCTGAGCTGGTAGACCTTAAGCTTAGCCGAGGCTACTACGTAGATCCCGAGGCGCCATTAGTTAAACGGTTCAGGGAGGCGGCAAGTAGGGCTTACGGTGCTGATCTACCGGTGGCTGGTGAGCTTGGGGCTAACGACGGTAGATTTTTCGCCGCTAAGAATATCCCGGTTGTATGCTTCGGCTGCATAAGGAAGGAATCTAGACCTCACGGGGTTAACGAGTACGTGTACTTAAAGGATCTAGCCATCGTTAGGGACTCCCTCATAAACTTCTTAGGGAAGTAA